The Callithrix jacchus isolate 240 chromosome 7, calJac240_pri, whole genome shotgun sequence DNA window ATAAGACTGTTAAAATCGTGAGTGGGACTTGCGCCAAGCCTCCGGCATACTCAGACCATCAAATGAGAACAAATACTTCATATCACTGTAAGATGTAGTTATAGCGGAGTTCTTTCTTTTGGGCGTTTGTTGTTGCGTCGCTACAGCAGACTTTACGGTGAAAAAAGGTAGGGGTCCTACGGGCGGCAGCCAGGGCAGCCCAGGAGCTGTCGCTGGAGTCTGATCATGTGATCTTCAACATGGCGACGCCCTTAGTGCCCTCCAGAAAGGGGCGGAGCCTAGACCAGGGAGGCCGGCTCAGATTCAGGTTAAATTGAGGATTGAGCTCGCAGTTACAGCTAACCATGGAAGCGAACGGGTTGGGGTGAGTTCTCCAGAGCACGCGGTgtcaaattagctgggcgtctaATTTGAGCATTTCAACTCAGGGCTCTATCCGTGTACTCCCCTTTCCCCACCCTGGAGCTCTCTCAACGTGAACTCCGTTAGCTGGGATCCTAAATCCTAAAACCATGGATTTTTGAGACCTTCATCCCAGGGGCCTTAATTCAAGGGATGCTTCAGAATTTCCAACCAGGATTTCCATTCTGGGACCATCAACTTTGATCTCTCTTTGACTATCTCCCACCCTGGGGAATCTGTCAGCCCATGAACCAGCCCACTGATAACCCTGTTTCTGAGACTCTAGTCCGAAGACCCCCAGACTATCCTTACTGGGCCTTCATTCCCTACCCCCAGTCCCTCTAGTTGCTTCGAGCTTGAGAGAGTAAGTACTAAGTTGAGAGAAGAGGCCCCAGCGCGGGCCCTTCTAGCGTTTGTGCACCACCTGATAGGCAGAGAGGCGGCGGAACGGGTGGCCTGGAGGAGGTAGATAGCGGTCCTGGACTGAATCGGCCTTATGAACCTGCCCTTTCCCCAACCTTCAGCCTAGCATACTGACacctacccccaccccccacctgaTCGCCAGACTTAAGGGTTTTCCGGAGCTGAAGAATGACACATTCCTGCGAGCAGCCTGGGGAGAGGAAACAGACTACACTCCCGTTTGGTGCATGCGCCAGGCAGGCCGTTACTTACCAGGTGAGAGTCAGGGCCTGAAAACCTAGATAAAACTTAGGAGGGTGAAAAGTTTTCGAGGGGCAGGGAAGGACTCTGGAGGGCCTCAAGGCTGAGCCCCGTCTTCCCTCTGTCTCCAGAGTTTAGGGAAACCCGGGCAGCCCAGGACTTTTTCAGCACTTGTCGTTCTCCTGAGGCCTGCTGTGAACTGACTCTGCAGGTGAGGGGTCCACAAAAGAGGGAAATTATGCCTTCACCTTGTCACCTAGCAACCTGTCTCCTGTTTCTTACAGCCACTGCGTCGCTTCCCTCTGGATGCTGCCATCATTTTCTCCGACATCCTTGTTGTACCCCAGGTACCCACTCAAACCTGAACCTGAAATATAATCCAAGGACCCCTTGAAAATCCTATTAGTCCAGTGAAGTTTCAAAATAAGCACTTATCCTAACTGGATGGAGGGAAAAACTAAGGTTGAAAGAGATGAGTTTggcagttttattattttccttctcctgGAATGGGCTGAACAGAATCTTTCCTCCTGGAGTTCCATTTTGGGAACGCAGATGTTTTCTCCCCATCCAGGCACTGGGCATGGAGGTGACCATGGTACCTGGCAAAGGACCCAGCTTCCCAGAGCCATTAAGAGAAGAGCGGGACCTAGAGCGCCTACGGGATCCAACAGTGGTAGCCTCTGAGCTAGGCTATGTGTTCCAAGCCATCACCCTTACCCGACAACGACTGGCTGGACGTGTGCCGCTGATTGGCTTTGCTGGTGCCCCAGTAATGTGGGACAGGGCA harbors:
- the UROD gene encoding uroporphyrinogen decarboxylase isoform X4; translated protein: MEANGLGLKGFPELKNDTFLRAAWGEETDYTPVWCMRQAGRYLPEFRETRAAQDFFSTCRSPEACCELTLQPLRRFPLDAAIIFSDILVVPQALGMEVTMVPGKGPSFPEPLREERDLERLRDPTVVASELGYVFQAITLTRQRLAGRVPLIGFAGAPALQLFESHAGHLGPHLFNKFALPYIRDVAKRVKARLQEAGLAPVPMIIFAKDGHFALEELAQAGYEVVGLDWTVAPKKARERVGKTVTLQGNLDPCALYASEEEIGQLVKQMLDDFGPQRYIANLGHGLYPDMDPEHVGAFVDAVHRHSRLLRQN